The DNA sequence GCATTtttaggtcttgactcttcaattctttttgagccttgaccattggATTCTTTAAGTTACGACCCTCAACATGGTTAGGGTCATTAACTCGATAATTTTTGATttgctttttaaaaatagatctcaaactcattttttttaagagagaCCTCATAATGGGTTTCAAGAAAATTTTTGCCAACTTAACTTTTTCAATAAATGCTGGCAAGagaatttttttcctctttttttgtgaaaaatttcattcattcatttttttttattcatcatcattgtgaaactttcatttttcttctttttcatttcaagaaaagatacTCCAGTTGAGAGTCaactcttcttgtttttttttaatgagtgttgACAAGAGATGTCTTTTGTGAactcttcatttcttcttcaattttacTTTTCCTTCCACTTTAAGAAatttttactcttcttttcattttcacatttttttcttttactccaatgagtgtcaaaagacctcaaagtgagcttgaaaagaggatttaatttttttatggaaattttCTCTTTACTCCAAGAATGTCAAgatttcaaggtggaatgagagaaattcatgaaaatttctcgttaccccaagaaagtcaaaacttcaaggtggaatgagagaaaattatgaaaaatttctcgttagcCCTAGAAAATCGAGACTTGAAGGTGGAACgagagaaatttcatggaaaatttctcgttaccccaagaaagccaaagctcatggtggaattagagaaaatatgaaaattttctcgttaccccaagaaagccaaagctcaaggtggaattagagaaaattttatgaaaagtccttactcccaagaaagccaaagctcagTGGTGGAAtcagaaaatatgaaaatttttctcatACTCCCGAAAAGCTCAAAGCtcgaggtggaattagagaaaaattttatgaaaagtctCGCATtcccaagaaagtcaaggtggaattagagaaaaattttatgaaaagtctCGTTACTCCCAGAAAGCCCAAAAGctcatggtggaattagagaaaatatgaaaattttctcagttcccaagaaagccaaagcttcgaggtggaattagagaaaatttttatgaaaagtcTCAGATtcccaagaaagtcaaggtggaattagagaaatttcataggatttttTTCTAGAGGAAGCCTCGcgaagaaaaaaattaccaaaaatacccccactcaaattcatcctttacttttttcctcatactctctctctttttttaacccatcctttcatttttcccatatttttcctttcttctctcattttttactcacccttccatttttccatatttttttccttctctctttttcaaattcatccttccatttttccataatttttgtcttctcttttttaaattcacccttcatttttttccatatttttgtcttctctctttttttcaaattcacccttcatttttccatatttttgtcttctctctttttttcaaattcacccttcatttttccatattttttttctctttttttctcacctttcatcatttttctattttttcttcctctcttttttattGCCTGGCTAGCTATAACATTCCACCAAACCTTTCTATAATGCGAGCACAATCTCGGAAGTCATAATTCATATTATACTTTGGAAATTCGGCAACATAGCTTAAATTCTTTCTGAACATCTGCTTCCCTTTGTGACCACTTCTTGCACTCTTAGCAATAGTATTCAGGATCTTGAACTTTGTTTCAACTTATTCTAAGATAAAGCTCCAAGCCCAAATAGCTTCTCATGAGTGACTGGGTTTAGCTTTAGGATAGCTTTCTTGAACATGATGGCTTGAACAACTATAGCTGCTTCTTGATTCATATTATCACCATTAACGCAGATAGAAGAATGCTCAGAAAATCCAATATTCCCAGAAGTAAAAGGCTCTTATCTATAGTAAAGTATCCCTCGCTTAGGAGCCTGTCCAGTAAACTGATACTCAAGAATATAACCTCATTTTGAAGCTCTATGGCCTTTGCATACTCGATGATCCATTTTTACCATCAGCAACCactgctaaaaaaaaataagatcgTCGTTGATTGTCTCGTTCGTGTATTCGTTGGCGTGACTCGTCGGTGCACAGTtcattctctctctccttcttaGCCCTTTACAAccctcctcatcatcctcctcttcaAACCTCATCACTGTGAATTCTACTGGAGACTGGTCTTGATATTTAGAAGAGGAACTGGAATCACTAGGTGTGGAGAATAGATGGAGTTATTGCCGGCGATCGAGGAAGAAGGCGAACATCAATGATAAATTGTTTGTGAAGTGGTCAGAGAGGTCGTTGGTGGACTTCACATTGTTGGGGATCCATTCGACAAAGTAGGACAAGTTCTTGTTCTGCACATTGATCATCTACTCGTCCAACTCCTCAGTGCTCATCTTGCCACAGAACATGGCGGGTCTGTCGGGTAACATCCATGCCGGGGATCAACGACGCACATCGCATTCTTGACGTCTCACGTCTATTGAGTAAGCTTAGGGATGGTGAGGGCGCTGTAGGTGAACTTTCGGAGGTCGGAAATCAGATGGTTCGGGTCGCTAAAACTAGGTGTGGTGAGCTTGAGGATTCGGACGCTATCCATGGTTCCGGGCTTCAAATCCATAAGAACGACGCGGGGAACAAAACGACCGTATCTGGCCTCGTTGTAGTAAACATTGACCCTCTCAAGATGGAAATCGGTATCACCTTGATACCTGCCGGTGGAGTCGATGCCGTGCCCGGTGCACGTTACTTCCCGAACATGAAGGATTTCACTCATTCTCCTCGTCTTCTCGGTGTGATGCTTTCTTCGGAGAGgacgagagagagaaagagagagagagcacgagatagaaaatgagagaaaagaaataCATACTACGGATGCATGTACGTGCATGATTCCTTTTCTTTAaatgcataaaatatatatatatatatatatatatatattagagagagagagagcatgaatgagagagaagagagaatactgcatgtgtttttttctctttaaaagcatgaacataattatatatatatatatatttttagagagAGACagtgagagagagaagaaaaaaaaaaaacaggctATCAATGCATGCACATGCATGGTTGCCTTtctttaaatgcatgaaaaacattaaaaaaattcatactaACATGGGCACAGGCATCCGGTTCTCTttacatgcaaaaataatttaattttttaaaagagaaacaaaaatgcTAATCCTCCGATCGTCACTTTTTTTATCTGTAGAAAATCTCTACGTCCTCTCCTTCCTTCTTTCctctatcttttcttctctcttcttttttttccagTCTCCCCTTGTTCTGTCTctcctctctctttttcttttcttcactctctccttcttctgtctatctccctttttttttccaaaaacccTCTCCTTTTTCCTTGTCCCTTTTTTCATCCCGAAAATCCTCAACCCTCAGAGAATCTCGACTCCCGgtgagatttttctttttttctttttttcttttttaaatttttgaattcaaaatttcgATCTCTATCCATAATCtccatttttttgtatttattattatttttatttatttatttatttttgaatttccctcctttattattattcatatatatatatatatatatatattaaatttcaaacgaatatatatatatatatatatatatatatatatatctctttcctcttcctttttctgttctttttttctttttctgcatCTGttccccaaaaatcctcaacaccctGGAAAAATCTTCGAtcgtgagaattttttttaaaatttaaattcaaattttttccaattcttatcacttcttcttcttcttttttgaatttaaatttctttttaaaacttcaaactccctcttttccctctctcttttattcattttcattttttaaatatcttattattatttttattttaataataaattcctaatggaattaggaattaaaaagaaaaaccatataaacaattttaaaaaaataaaaataatagccaaaCTGGCGCTGGGTCGATTGGTATCGAGTCTGCTGCGTAAAAAGCGTTCGTGTCAAACCTCGTATTCtacataaaataaaaggcatGTGGGTCGACGTTGAAGCGTTGCTTTCCCTGCATCATGCAGCGTCCACTGAAATTACAGTGTTTATcgtttttctcaaaaatataaaaaataaaaaaataaataaaataaaataatagaaaccAATGATCTCCTCGTCTATtgatactatatttttttaaggtatttttttaaaagccaaacTAGagatcaaatttcaaaatttacatAAAGTAAAAACACGTGTTTATTGAGCTTGTTAAACACCCGTGCACAATTATGACATACATTTGTTGCAtttcattcaaataaataaataaataaataaataatagagccATGCAAGAAGGATTCCTTTCCATTGGGTTGCCACTTTACAGCTATTAAATTGAATACCAACACATGCAATTATGCGTTTACTTtgtttaatgaaataattaagcaaacatttattattaaaaaaatgggaaataATTTCTATGCAATCCTCACCCATGCCTCCAACCAAGCAAGATCTAATTTATTAgtaacaaatttataattttttaaatattattttataataatatatattatataaacaataagtaattcatcttcaatataaatatatataaattttttataaataaaaaaataagtagagaaaaaaacaaaatttttttatataccgATCACCGTTAATTACGCCAAACttcatttatttacttattattatttttttacactcTCAAACTACATAAATGTAGAGGATATTTATAGGTTTTTACGAATTGAATAAACAATCAGGATTGATTTTATCTGATGGTCCAAAATATCTAATAGGTGAAATAATAACAGTGTCAGTGATTACCACAATATCACATAGGCGGCTGTTACAACACCACATGGGCGGTTTGCTACATAAGAAGACTTAcactatttattataatatttataacaatattagatatttaaatataataataaaaattatgtttttgcgGACACTGTCCCAATTCTCTCTCTAAACACAAAACTCGGATCCTTTCTCTCTTTACAGTGTGGACCCCGCCACGTGTCCTTTAACTTTCTCTAAAACTTCTTCTGGCCttgcatctctctctctctctctctctctctctctctgtttctCTTTCGCACGCGCGGTGGATATGGCGACGAACGGCGCGGCGGCGGGGGGCTCGCTGCCAACTGGTAAGCGTTTTCCTCCATTCTTCATCTCGTCTACTTGTCCTCACGCTCTTCATGGTGTTTCTTGCGAACATGGTAGTGATTTCTCTGCTTGATGATGTCCTGCTTTGTTTTTCCATTGTGGTTTCATGTTGATTGAGGGTTTTTGGTCTTACGGTGTGTTTGGTCTGAGGAGATGTTGATTGGAAGCGATAGGAGTGGAAAAGAGATGCGCTTTTTGTGTTTTGGTTGGTTGGTTGTTGAGGTGTTGGTTGGTgtgaaatttgtgttttttaggttggttttggttgattttttttgatgtttttaggGGTCTGGTTGATTTGGATGAGGGGAAGGTAAGTTGTTTTAGATCCTTGGAAAGGATCAACTGTGTGATGTGGTATGCTTTTGAAGTAGATCTAAGTTTCGCGGATAAGGTTTTCCATTTTTATCGATGAGTTTACTCTGTTGGATTTGAAGATGATTTTATGGCTATACTGAGTTTCAAGCTGCTGAGGACTAGTGAAACTTTGAATACTTTGTTGTAACATTGGCAACTGAGAGATgtttgaagaaaagaaagattttgaCTTTGTTAGTGTTCAGGGAATGTGATGATTTTTGCTTGGCTGAAGTAGATTGATGACTTTTGCTAGCCAAATTTCTAGTGAGGGCCTTGAGAGTTTACCTTCTTCAAACATTCATTGGAGTGGATATTTTAGATAGGAAACTGGGAAGGGAATCGTGATGTATGGTACTATGATATAATATTCTGATTTTCTACCTCTTCTAAATTTAAATTGTGCAATCTGGTGCATGTAAAGGACAGAATATAATGCTTTCGGAACTAAACAAGCTCTAGTTGGCATTCTGCAATGGTAAGATCACAGACCTAGCAGtgaaaattagaaaagaaaaatgctaGTTTAGGGAATTTGTCAGATGAACGAAACAGACATATCAGGTTAATTTAATGAAGAGTAGAGCTAGTTACACCTAGGAGAGGAACTTTAGTTTGTGTTGATGGTAGGGAACAATGGAGGATGACCAAAGGTGACTGAAATAAATGCATATATTCTATGGAATAATATAAGCACTTGTAAAATGCAAGATCAGTTTGAACCATCCTTGATAGGAATGATTGGCAAAGAACTCTTTAAGGCTGCAAAATATTTTGCATAagtcttattattgtttaatccCATTCCTAAATACAGAGGGGTGCTATtactattgttatttattttgcatgttaaaattgttttatatgCGATATGTCTTTGCAggataaaattgttattttattagtcATGACATACATTTTTAGTATATTGAATCATGGAATTTCTGAGCCCATTACTGTGCAGTTATTAGTGGCGGGAGTCTTCCCAGGGCTAATACTTTGCCAGGAGGAACAAGGAGTGATGAAAGTTCAGGTACATCCACAGATGAGGTTAATTTGGAAAGGTCAAGAACTGAAAGGAGAAGACAGAACCTTCCAATTTCTGATCCAACAGCACAACTATTTGATGATAAGATTCCTGTTAAAGAAAAGGTTTGAAGTCTTTGAATTGCCTGCTGATTGCTTTTGTACTTTGATCGCATCAAATTACATCAAGATATGCATGGATTTGTCTGTCTGTCTGTCTCCTTCTtcctctttattattattattattaattgttatttgttGATGGGTAACAAAATGATTTCCAATTTGTTAGAAGAAATGTTGTTAGCCATGCAAACAGGGCCTTTCCAAATTTAATAATGGAAACTGCAAATATCTATACACCTTTGAACAAGAGTGAAAATTTCATATCATTAAACACTACATCCTATGCCTTCTTGCAAATATTTCTCCAACTAAGTTCACTGAGATGTTTCTCTTGTAGCTTATTGCTTACCATATTCTTGATTagatttttagttattattgaGGTGCATTCTTTCGCATGAATTTAACAGTGCATTTTATTGGTTTAATATAGAAATATGTAGATAATGAAGGCATTCCTTTTCTACTAAACTGCCATAGGAAATCATATCCGATTTGCTTTTCATTTATGGGAAAATTAAAGTTCATATCTTCTCACTCATGTGATGTTCTTCTTAAATGCTGTTAATATGCTGACTTTCTCCTTATTTTCTCTGTCGTTAGTCATCTTTTTTCTTCTATCTAGGGTCGATAATGCTATGCtgcatttattcatttatatgttGATATAAAAGCATCAACTCCACTGCTTGCATCATGGGTTGCCTAGCTTTCCCTGTTCATgaatatgtgtgtgtgaaatTGTTGAAATGTAGCAGTGTTTTTGATCCCAcatataataatttcttttctgtTTGCTGCTCTTCTATAAACTGCAGATTAAGATGTTAAAtcgaattgctacagtaaaaagATGATGGAACTGTAGAAGTTGAAGTCCCAAGTAATATAGACACAACGGCATTTGATCATGACACAGGAAATGTTGAtctagttgatgaagaaccATTTGACGTGGCTGATATTCAATATGTACCTCCACTTCAGATAGTCATTCTTATTGTGGGCACTCGAGGAGATGTGCAACCATTTATTGCCATTGGTAAAAAGCTGCAGGTTGTTGAGTTTCTCTGAACCTGTGACTTAAGTAATTGTAAATTTGTGATGCTTTGTTATTGCTTAAATACATTCTTGCAGTTAGTCTTACATCCCTCTGTGTTTGTCAGCTGTGCTCATAAGCTTTTGCCTTCTAGATGTTTTTACCATTTTATATAGTATACTTCTGTACATAGGCACGCACTTGGCTTAGGCTTCCCATAGTCAAGTGTTGATGATTTCTGATTCTTAGCTATAGTGGGCATGCAGTTTGATTCATCAGGTCATGCACTCTAGTTAAATTTGTGAATGCAATAGATTCATTAGGTTTTCATGTGCATCATGAGCTATGAGGCATGCAACCAGTTTTATGATTTCCAAGGCTAAAGTTGAGTTCACTTTTCTTGGCCACTTTTGAGAAGGCTGGAATGGAGACACATGTGCCAATAAATAAAGGACCTCAAGTAAAGTGCTGAATTAAGAATAATGGAACTGAACATGGGGGGTGATGTATGCAATTGAAAGAACGGTTTGCCTTAGAAAGtgtagtataaaaaaataatattgctgGTCAAGTAAATTCTGGATATTAGTGACACCTATATAAAATGGATAACTGAAACattttttgattgattgattgatttatttattttataggtTATTTTTGCTTATTCCTCGATTTCAATAGGCATCATTTTACAATGTATTTATGGTGTCTTTGGATGACATTATTAGAAATCTGAAATATTCTCTTGAAATGTTTTTTGTGTGCATTACTAATTAAGAGTTCTGCGAAGGTTACTTCTAGAAGTCTTTAATagtagttttaatttttgtttattttctcttCATTAAGTATTGCAAAACCTTGTGATTGTTAAACTTTTTGTGGTGGTAACAAATGAATTGTGCCTTGTATCTGTGTCCTGGATACTGTATTCCTGGAACACCTATCTGTTTATGTGCTTCTTttaatattcattaattttcttttcaggaCTATGGGCATCGTGTTAGGCTGGCAACTCATGCAAATTTCAAAGAATTTGTTTTGACTGCAGGCCTAGAGTTTTACCCCTTGGGCGGGGATCCAAAAGTTCTTGCTGAATGTACTTAattctcttatttattatttgtcaaATTTAGATACTGGATGTGGATGGAATTTTGACTTTGAGGTAAATCTGTACAGATATGGTCAAGAATAAGGGTTTCTTACCTTCCGCGCCTTCAGAGATAACAGTTCAGCGAAAGCAACTCAAAGACATCATATATTCCTTGTACTCGGCCTGCAAAGATGCAGATGCAGATACGGGTGTTCCTTTCAAGGCTGATGCTATAATTGCAAATCCTCCTGCGTATGGTGTGGTTCTATCTTCTTTTGCACAGTATTTGCcttatattgttttttcatgatttttgtttttctcagtTCTTGCAAAGTTATTAACTTCAGTTAGTATAGGACATTTATTTTCTGGCGAATATGGTAAATTGCAATTCCATCTGCGCAGACCTTGGGtggttttcttttccaattagTTGATCATATTGAAGATGTTTCTTTACTCTTTAGGACATACATCCCAAATGGCGTTGTATTTCATGTTAATCAATTTATCAGTTACCTCTCGTTAGTTATAGGTTCTTTAAATGTCTTTGCAAAGAAGAACATAGATCTGATGTCAAAGTTGGCTGTTTGAGGGAAGGCTCTAATAGAGTGTAATGGTTTCTTGTGCTTTTAAAGTATCTATTaatgaacaaaaaataaaattttgagtttttataatgggcaataatttgtttttacggcaaatattatttttttgtgtaagTGGTGGACTTTGGTATGCTGGGAAAGTTCTCATTTGCCATTGGTGTTTCAAATACACAACGACGAAAGTCATGAAACAGATCCTTCAAATATTATATGCTTTTAAGACTACTATTTTGACCCTTtccaaattacaaaaataatatgattgtatttttctttctgATTTGTCAATTTAAGCAATCAAGACtctgaaattttgattttacaaTTGTACAAGACAAGATTAGTAGGAAGTATGGCATGCTTACACAGATGCGCAACTATTTTTCTTCCAGAGCTGTTGTTTAATAAGACAATTAGGGCAAAGGGATGTGTCAAGGACAAGAAAAATTCTTAACGTATTAGACTTTCCCTTGCTGTTTGCTCTCTGAAAAATTTATGTAGTGGTCTTAAACCTCATCAGAACTATCCCTTgctttttctatacttaataataaattttgtctGGATTGTATCCAGTTGTTGTGTCTACTATTGATTCAGCTTACTCTGTCGTAGGTCTAAAAAGTTATTTATGGAAATTTACTGCATTAGACTGGTTTTCACATTCTCTTTTTATTGAATCTTTccatttcaaacacatcaaggAATCTTATGGTGGGTTTGACATGTTAGATGTTTCTTAAATCCAGgtgatttagttttatttttgctttatttgCAATTATAAATCTTGAGTCTGGCTGCTGATCTGATTTATGCTTGTTCAGGACATACGCATGTGGCAGAGGCTCTAAAAGTAcctattcatatatttttcactATGCCTTGGTCGTGAGTATTTGTTCCCAACTTTTTTTTGGATATGAGATTCTAGTTTCTCTTGCATTGACAGTTTTCCAGATTTTTCTCTCCAggagaaaagatgaaaatggttaaaaacttttattttctgGATTGAATGTACTATTGTTGAATTTCTCCACCATGGGAATCATGCATGGCTTGTGTTTGGTCTGACAAATGTCTGTTTTCTCTGTCAGGCCAACAAGTGAATTTCCTCATCCGCTTTCTCGTGTCAAACAATCTGCTGGATATAGAGTAagtgaaaattttaattcaGTTACCAAACAGAATTATTCAAGTAAGTTAGATATCTTCTTTGTCGTAAGAATATCATGGAGTTGTTAATGAGCTCATCTAATTAGGAGCATAAAACTCTATAACCCCTTTTGTTAGTGTTAATGCTAAATACTATTTACAAGAATAAATTATTTCTAAGAAGAATGATGATCTTGCTAATTCAAATAAGAGACCAGCATTCCTAATCAAAGACCCCACTCTATTCATTATGATTTATGGTGTAGATTACAATGCTATAATTATAGCAATTTGCACAACTACTAAATCAGAAAGCTGTCAGGCTGCTACAAAGGAAGCCAACCCTACTTCAGGATATGGTAGATTTAGGTGTATTTGCCCATGCACAGGCTTACTGGGAGACAAGATTAATGTGGTTGTCAGCAGGCAAGTATGAGACCAATGGTAAGAGATGATGCAGTATGGACGTGAACATTGACAGATGCAGTTATGAATGCTTAGTGGGATAATGTGGGGCTATAAAAGAAATAGGACAATACTTCAGAGTATGAATATTGTTGAAAAAACATGTGGAGTTGTGGTCCATTCCAAATGAGCAAAGTTAGTTATGTATTGCCCAACACTTAGAAAGGGTTCCTAACTCTTCTGCCaactgcatttttttttccatcttttctgtTTTTGAAGCTTTTGAATTGAGACTGTAGGGTTTTTGGTCTGCTTTTGTTGTGAAACATAGGAAAGGGGAGTAGAGAGTCTGTAGCTTTTGAAGTCAATTATTGCAGCTTTAGCTTGACACATGACATTTTTGTGTTTGATGTTTGTGAACTTTACTGTATATGGATCTTTATTCGCAACTTAGTCTATCTGTCCATTCTCTTATCAGGTTCATTCTATGCTCATgacttttgttttattgaaatatttacAGCTCTCGTATCAAATTGTTGATTCTATGATTTGGCTTGGAATACGAGACATGATAAATGATTTCAGAAAGAGAAAGCTGAAGCTTCGACCAGTTACATACCTAAGTGGCAGCCACACATCTGGCTCAGATGCACCACATGCATATATTTGGAGCCCTCATCTTGTTCCCAAA is a window from the Dioscorea cayenensis subsp. rotundata cultivar TDr96_F1 chromosome 2, TDr96_F1_v2_PseudoChromosome.rev07_lg8_w22 25.fasta, whole genome shotgun sequence genome containing:
- the LOC120275851 gene encoding LOW QUALITY PROTEIN: sterol 3-beta-glucosyltransferase UGT80A2-like (The sequence of the model RefSeq protein was modified relative to this genomic sequence to represent the inferred CDS: deleted 1 base in 1 codon), with the translated sequence MATNGAAAGGSLPTVISGGSLPRANTLPGGTRSDESSGTSTDEVNLERSRTERRRQNLPISDPTAQLFDDKIPVKEKIKMLNRIATVKDDGTVEVEVPSNIDTTAFDHDTGNVDLVDEEPFDVADIQYVPPLQIVILIVGTRGDVQPFIAIGKKLQDYGHRVRLATHANFKEFVLTAGLEFYPLGGDPKVLAEYMVKNKGFLPSAPSEITVQRKQLKDIIYSLYSACKDADADTGVPFKADAIIANPPAYGHTHVAEALKVPIHIFFTMPWSPTSEFPHPLSRVKQSAGYRLSYQIVDSMIWLGIRDMINDFRKRKLKLRPVTYLSGSHTSGSDAPHAYIWSPHLVPKPKDWGPKIDVVGFCFLDLASNYVPPEPLVNWLEAGDKPIYIGFGSLPVQDPQKMTQIIVEALQTTGQRGIINKGWGGLGNLAEPKEFVYQLDNVPHDWLFLQCKAVVHHGGAGTTAAGLKAACPTTIVPFFGDQPFWGDRVHARGVGPAPIPVDQFSLPKLVEAINFMLDSKVKERAVELAKAMESEDGVTGAVKAFLKHLPKTPLETAPDQSPNFLDPVLRPVKRCFGFA